One Leptolyngbya ohadii IS1 genomic window carries:
- a CDS encoding isochorismatase family protein, with product MVQPWDDIIPNADRMSFRSGSRGVECTLEAGIKPALLVVDMTRAFVDSRYPTGWSETGDPAVEANYRLLNAARNAAIPIYFTKGYAEPDYKPKPAQRGRWKTGKRPPVDPALPPGDVIVEKLTPFPEEIVIDKQSKPSGFFGTALASYLIYEGVDTVIVTGMTTSGCVRATVLDAFQYNFNVIIPHECCADRSQISHKVSLFDLHMKYADVVSVDMAIDYLMKIKDKLQKDKLQKE from the coding sequence ATGGTGCAGCCCTGGGACGATATTATTCCAAATGCGGATAGGATGAGCTTTCGCTCTGGCTCGCGAGGGGTGGAATGCACCCTAGAAGCGGGAATAAAGCCTGCTCTGCTGGTTGTAGACATGACGCGAGCCTTTGTTGACAGCCGCTATCCGACCGGGTGGAGTGAAACAGGTGATCCCGCAGTTGAAGCAAACTATAGGCTGTTGAATGCTGCCCGCAACGCGGCGATCCCCATTTATTTCACGAAGGGTTATGCAGAGCCAGACTATAAACCTAAACCCGCCCAGCGAGGACGATGGAAAACCGGAAAACGACCTCCTGTTGATCCCGCTTTACCGCCTGGCGATGTGATTGTGGAAAAGCTCACTCCCTTTCCAGAAGAAATCGTAATTGATAAGCAGTCAAAGCCCAGCGGCTTTTTTGGGACAGCGCTAGCATCCTATCTGATTTATGAAGGCGTGGATACGGTGATTGTTACTGGAATGACGACGAGTGGCTGCGTGAGGGCAACGGTGCTTGATGCCTTTCAGTACAATTTTAATGTCATTATTCCCCACGAGTGCTGCGCTGATCGCAGTCAAATTTCCCACAAAGTCAGCCTGTTTGATCTGCACATGAAATATGCAGATGTGGTTTCTGTAGATATGGCGATCGATTACCTGATGAAAATTAAAGACAAATTACAAAAAGACAAATTACAAAAAGAATAG
- a CDS encoding MFS transporter produces MQHKAAIVNVLSALLPIRTIYFSMRHHPESTGFMLVLRQQPALIPLLIIVMCVMMGMGLLIPVLSLYASSFNVSTVMVGMTVTVFGLARLIVDIPAGTLSERYGRRKLLWSGPGLLAIASFAAGATHSFTWLLIWRFVQGIGSALYMTAAMAAVADLSTPETRGRTMALYQTALLTGTSIGPVVGGFAARIWGYTAPFWLFGIVSSIGALVAFCLVAETLNRDLTASSASGEETPLGGLKDLRLLLSSRRFLLITVVSFAIFFTRTAAKFTLIPLIGLDRFQMNSDTIGLILTVATLANFLTLPLAGKLMDRYGRRIAIVPAQIACAVALILVAWAPFPGLFWIAIVILGIAMGVSSPAAAAYAADVAPQAKFGPAMGLLRAISDLGFMAGPVFVGTVADLTPYAHAGGLLFNSILVIISTLLFAVLTREPRSTEV; encoded by the coding sequence TTGCAGCACAAGGCAGCGATCGTGAATGTCCTTAGTGCCCTGCTTCCCATTAGAACAATCTATTTCTCCATGCGACATCATCCTGAAAGCACAGGATTTATGCTGGTTCTCCGACAGCAGCCAGCCTTAATTCCTCTGCTAATCATTGTCATGTGCGTCATGATGGGTATGGGATTGCTGATTCCCGTACTTTCTCTTTATGCTTCCAGTTTTAATGTCAGTACTGTAATGGTTGGAATGACTGTTACCGTATTTGGATTGGCTCGCCTGATAGTTGACATTCCGGCAGGAACGCTTTCAGAGCGATATGGACGACGGAAATTATTGTGGAGTGGTCCGGGACTTTTAGCAATTGCATCGTTTGCAGCAGGGGCAACGCATAGCTTCACCTGGCTTTTAATTTGGCGATTTGTTCAGGGTATCGGTTCAGCCCTTTATATGACTGCGGCAATGGCAGCCGTTGCAGATCTCAGCACCCCTGAAACGCGTGGGCGAACCATGGCTCTTTACCAAACTGCACTGCTAACAGGCACTTCTATTGGACCCGTGGTAGGTGGTTTTGCTGCCAGGATTTGGGGATATACTGCTCCGTTCTGGCTATTCGGTATCGTTTCCTCGATCGGGGCACTGGTTGCATTCTGCTTGGTTGCAGAAACCCTCAACCGGGACTTAACAGCCAGCTCTGCTTCCGGAGAAGAGACACCTCTCGGAGGACTCAAAGATTTGCGCTTACTGCTTTCCAGCCGCAGATTTTTGCTGATCACCGTCGTGTCATTTGCTATCTTTTTTACCCGAACGGCTGCAAAATTTACGCTGATCCCCTTAATCGGACTCGATCGGTTTCAGATGAACTCAGATACGATCGGGCTAATTTTGACGGTTGCAACACTGGCTAACTTTCTAACGCTGCCGCTTGCAGGAAAATTAATGGACAGATACGGCAGAAGGATTGCGATCGTTCCTGCTCAAATCGCCTGTGCTGTCGCTTTAATTCTCGTTGCCTGGGCACCGTTCCCTGGTCTTTTCTGGATTGCCATCGTTATCCTGGGGATTGCCATGGGAGTTAGTTCTCCGGCTGCTGCTGCCTATGCTGCCGATGTTGCGCCTCAAGCGAAGTTTGGACCTGCGATGGGACTGTTAAGAGCAATTAGCGATTTGGGATTTATGGCTGGACCCGTTTTTGTCGGAACAGTTGCCGATCTCACCCCTTATGCTCATGCCGGTGGACTCCTGTTTAACAGTATCTTGGTGATTATCTCAACCCTGCTTTTTGCAGTTTTGACCAGAGAGCCACGGTCTACTGAAGTCTAA
- a CDS encoding asparaginase: MSKVMHKLIHRLFPGIFLVSPAVLAVPLAVHSLPVTALAANSSEVRIAQAEAATELPKVKILTTGGTIASRGATPLTLSDYTAGRVQGNALVEAVPEIQNFANVEVEEIANIGSPNMTGEIWLQMANRINEIFATEPDVAGVVITHGTNTLEETSFFLHLTVKSDKPVVLVGAQRPATAISADGPLNLINAVRVAAAPQSRGMGTLLVMNDQINSARDVTKTNTFRLETFQSGELGFLGYADSDRVVYYRAPMRRHTVQSEFDITNITELPRVDIVYSYAEAPRETVDVLVEAGAKGIILAGTGAGGAAPREFEGLQEAVQNGVAVIASSRVGNGRVLDRQRYNDAGIIPGDNLLPQKARILLMLALTQTSDPAEIRRIFEEY, encoded by the coding sequence ATGTCCAAAGTGATGCACAAGCTCATCCATCGGCTGTTTCCAGGAATATTTTTAGTGAGTCCTGCTGTTCTTGCTGTTCCACTGGCGGTTCACTCTCTACCCGTGACTGCCTTAGCCGCCAACTCCTCTGAAGTGCGAATTGCTCAAGCCGAAGCAGCGACCGAATTGCCAAAGGTTAAAATCCTGACAACAGGAGGGACGATCGCCAGTCGTGGAGCAACACCGCTCACCCTATCAGACTATACGGCTGGTCGAGTGCAGGGAAACGCGCTAGTCGAAGCTGTACCGGAAATTCAGAACTTTGCCAACGTGGAAGTTGAAGAAATTGCCAATATTGGGAGTCCCAATATGACCGGCGAAATTTGGCTGCAAATGGCAAATCGAATCAACGAAATTTTTGCCACTGAACCGGATGTGGCAGGGGTTGTGATTACCCACGGAACGAACACGCTGGAAGAAACTTCCTTCTTTCTACACCTCACTGTTAAATCAGATAAGCCCGTCGTGCTGGTTGGGGCGCAACGACCCGCAACGGCAATTAGTGCCGATGGTCCACTCAATTTGATTAATGCTGTTCGGGTTGCTGCTGCGCCTCAGTCTCGTGGCATGGGCACACTGCTCGTCATGAACGACCAAATCAACTCTGCCAGAGATGTAACGAAAACAAATACCTTTCGTCTGGAAACGTTTCAGTCTGGGGAATTAGGATTTCTTGGATATGCAGACTCCGATCGTGTCGTGTACTATCGCGCTCCAATGCGTCGCCATACAGTGCAGTCGGAATTTGATATCACCAATATCACGGAACTACCGAGAGTCGATATTGTTTACTCCTATGCTGAAGCCCCTCGTGAAACCGTTGATGTACTCGTTGAAGCAGGAGCGAAGGGAATTATTCTGGCAGGAACAGGAGCAGGCGGAGCGGCACCCCGTGAGTTTGAAGGGCTACAGGAAGCGGTTCAAAATGGAGTTGCGGTGATCGCATCAAGCCGTGTTGGTAATGGTCGAGTTCTCGATCGCCAAAGGTATAACGATGCAGG